From the genome of Candidatus Gastranaerophilales bacterium, one region includes:
- the era gene encoding GTPase Era, translating to MAFKSGFVTILGRTNVGKSTLLNKIIGQKIVITSDKPQTTRQRLKGVYTDENGQIVFIDTPGVHKPKYKLGEYLADEIKNAAAECDVTVLLTDGSVPPGSGDRWIIDNLLNKNTKIILVINKLDLIKDEQKKKENIAAYKVLLAGFDPVAVNISAKTGKNVDNLIKNIIRQLPKGPKYYDDDMVTDQNIRLIAQEIIREKILLLTQDEVPHSCAVVIEKFEETPKITKIQASIHVEHDSQKGIIIGKNGAMLKKIGTKAREEIEALVENKVFLELFVKVTDKWRKKTNSLKAFGYALEN from the coding sequence ATGGCATTCAAATCAGGCTTTGTAACAATATTAGGCAGAACAAACGTGGGTAAATCAACCCTGTTGAATAAAATAATCGGGCAAAAAATTGTAATAACAAGCGACAAACCCCAAACCACCAGACAACGTCTAAAAGGCGTCTATACCGACGAAAACGGACAAATTGTTTTCATTGATACCCCGGGAGTACATAAGCCAAAGTATAAGCTGGGTGAATATTTAGCGGACGAAATAAAGAACGCTGCAGCAGAATGCGATGTAACAGTGCTTCTGACAGACGGCTCTGTGCCGCCGGGTTCGGGCGATAGGTGGATTATAGATAACCTGCTTAATAAAAACACCAAAATAATATTAGTTATAAATAAGCTGGACTTAATAAAAGATGAACAAAAAAAGAAAGAAAATATAGCAGCCTACAAAGTATTGCTTGCTGGGTTTGACCCTGTTGCGGTTAATATTTCCGCCAAAACAGGAAAGAATGTGGACAATCTTATTAAAAATATAATACGCCAACTGCCAAAAGGTCCGAAATACTACGATGATGATATGGTTACAGACCAAAATATCCGCCTTATAGCACAGGAAATAATACGTGAAAAAATATTGCTTCTTACTCAGGACGAAGTTCCTCACAGCTGCGCCGTTGTGATAGAAAAGTTTGAGGAAACACCCAAAATTACGAAAATCCAGGCCTCTATACATGTTGAACATGATTCTCAAAAAGGAATAATCATAGGCAAAAACGGCGCTATGTTAAAAAAAATCGGCACAAAAGCCAGAGAAGAAATAGAAGCTTTAGTAGAAAATAAAGTGTTTTTGGAACTTTTTGTAAAAGTAACCGATAAGTGGAGAAAAAAAACCAACTCTCTCAAGGCATTCGGTTATGCATTAGAAAACTAA
- a CDS encoding carbohydrate ABC transporter permease, translating to MAKINKNFFKIIAYIILLSGCTMMIFPFFWMLATSLMTEGQIYSFPPELIPNPLVKSNYIEVYKSIPVVKYFFNSLFVASVTTLGQIIIASMSGYAFARMDFKFKEPLFLLVLMTMMIPPQVNIIPLFFVMKELHWIDTMQALIVPGFFGGFGVFLMRQWFKSLPKGLEESAKIDGCNPFQIFFKIALPLALPAVATLSIFTFITTWNSFMWPLIVTNSDNIRTLPVALASFSGSFRETTQWGQLMACAFITTLPAVVIFLLGQKYFINGILEGGMKE from the coding sequence ATGGCTAAAATAAATAAAAATTTTTTCAAAATCATTGCTTACATTATTTTATTATCGGGTTGCACCATGATGATTTTCCCGTTTTTCTGGATGCTGGCTACCTCCTTAATGACCGAGGGTCAGATATATTCATTCCCTCCTGAATTAATCCCTAATCCTCTTGTCAAATCAAATTATATTGAAGTTTATAAATCAATCCCCGTCGTTAAGTACTTTTTTAACAGCTTATTTGTAGCTTCGGTAACCACATTGGGTCAAATCATTATAGCGTCAATGAGCGGTTATGCCTTTGCCAGAATGGATTTTAAGTTCAAGGAACCTTTGTTTTTGCTTGTGCTTATGACAATGATGATACCGCCTCAGGTGAATATAATTCCTCTGTTTTTTGTAATGAAGGAATTACATTGGATAGACACAATGCAGGCACTTATAGTGCCGGGGTTTTTTGGCGGTTTTGGTGTATTTTTAATGCGACAGTGGTTTAAAAGCCTGCCAAAGGGTTTGGAAGAATCTGCAAAAATAGACGGATGCAACCCTTTTCAAATATTTTTCAAAATAGCGTTACCTTTAGCATTGCCTGCTGTAGCAACTCTGAGCATTTTTACTTTTATTACGACATGGAATAGTTTTATGTGGCCTTTGATTGTTACAAATTCTGATAATATAAGAACTTTGCCTGTAGCGTTGGCGTCTTTTAGCGGGAGCTTCAGGGAAACAACGCAGTGGGGTCAGCTTATGGCTTGCGCCTTTATAACTACATTGCCTGCCGTTGTTATTTTTTTATTAGGGCAAAAGTACTTTATCAACGGGATTTTAGAGGGTGGAATGAAAGAATAA
- the ispH gene encoding 4-hydroxy-3-methylbut-2-enyl diphosphate reductase, which produces MQYFIYEPFRLKSNETEAIFLDAIKKTIKKANLAGFCYGVKRAVDLTLDIKDKNPETKVYIFGELIHNNQVINQLTNLGIITITNIDEIQDGQNSICIIRTHGATPQDIKRIKEKGCEILDTTCLDVKKVQEKAKSLIQEGYKLIIIGKSDHPEVVGIKAHAEENTKEEALVLATEQEALENIDKIKSAKKIGIVIQTTQKTENLQKILPIVAEHAKELRVFNTICKTTSNRQTEAKNMAQEVDLMVVVGSKSSANTSHLSEILCEITNTILVENEQELEQYSDMIKNADKIGITAGASTPEDIINKVINFIQLKGE; this is translated from the coding sequence ATGCAATACTTTATTTATGAGCCTTTCAGGCTTAAATCCAATGAAACAGAGGCGATTTTTCTGGACGCTATAAAAAAAACTATTAAAAAAGCAAATTTGGCAGGATTTTGTTACGGAGTAAAAAGGGCAGTAGACTTAACTCTTGATATCAAAGATAAAAATCCCGAAACAAAAGTTTATATATTTGGCGAACTTATTCATAATAATCAGGTTATTAATCAACTGACAAACCTGGGAATTATCACCATAACTAACATAGATGAAATTCAGGACGGTCAAAATTCCATCTGCATAATTCGTACACATGGTGCTACTCCTCAGGATATTAAACGGATAAAGGAAAAAGGCTGTGAAATCCTTGATACTACGTGTCTTGATGTTAAAAAAGTACAGGAAAAAGCCAAATCCCTCATTCAGGAAGGGTACAAACTGATAATAATAGGTAAATCCGACCACCCTGAAGTTGTAGGGATAAAAGCCCACGCGGAAGAAAATACGAAGGAAGAAGCGTTAGTATTGGCTACTGAACAAGAAGCCCTGGAGAATATAGACAAAATCAAATCCGCAAAAAAAATAGGGATAGTAATTCAAACAACCCAAAAAACAGAAAACCTGCAAAAAATCCTTCCCATAGTAGCGGAACATGCAAAAGAATTAAGGGTATTTAATACTATTTGCAAAACCACTTCAAACAGACAAACCGAGGCCAAAAACATGGCGCAGGAAGTAGATTTAATGGTTGTAGTAGGGAGCAAATCCAGTGCAAATACTTCCCACTTGAGCGAAATATTATGTGAAATTACAAACACTATTCTTGTAGAAAACGAGCAAGAGCTTGAACAATATTCCGATATGATAAAAAATGCTGATAAAATCGGAATAACAGCAGGGGCATCCACCCCCGAAGATATCATTAACAAAGTCATAAATTTTATACAATTGAAAGGAGAATAA
- a CDS encoding RNA methyltransferase: MDEITSLNNELVKTTAKLLQKKYRDETGLFLIEGQKACEEALSKGIALKHVFINKNNTALAEQYKNADIHIVDEKILHKLSDTKSAPPIIAVAGQLENNINKIPQKNSAILILENIKDAGNLGTIIRTACAFGMDGIVLCGESVDIYSPKVVRSSVGYLFSLPFYKAKSIDEIKKYFALHKFLATSLDKTLNPQVLENVDLRTPVAFMFGSEAEGLSDKLLQFADIYVTIPMEKAVESLNLSISTGVVLYEYSRQRYNR, from the coding sequence ATGGATGAAATAACAAGTTTAAACAATGAATTGGTAAAAACAACGGCAAAACTTTTGCAAAAAAAATACAGAGATGAAACGGGATTGTTTTTAATTGAGGGACAAAAAGCCTGCGAAGAAGCTTTAAGCAAAGGTATAGCGCTTAAACATGTTTTTATAAATAAAAATAATACGGCTTTGGCAGAGCAGTACAAAAATGCTGATATTCACATTGTTGATGAAAAAATCCTGCACAAACTCTCTGATACAAAAAGCGCTCCGCCCATTATTGCCGTGGCAGGACAGCTTGAAAATAATATAAATAAAATTCCGCAAAAAAACAGTGCGATATTAATACTTGAAAATATAAAAGATGCCGGGAATTTAGGCACCATAATAAGAACCGCCTGTGCTTTCGGTATGGACGGCATTGTTCTTTGCGGTGAAAGTGTTGATATATATTCACCCAAAGTTGTCCGCTCATCTGTAGGGTATTTGTTTTCCCTCCCTTTTTATAAAGCAAAGTCTATTGACGAAATAAAAAAATACTTTGCTCTTCATAAATTTTTGGCTACATCGCTCGACAAAACCCTGAACCCGCAAGTACTCGAAAATGTCGATTTAAGAACACCCGTAGCCTTTATGTTTGGGTCTGAAGCCGAAGGACTATCCGATAAGCTGCTGCAATTTGCGGATATTTATGTAACAATACCAATGGAAAAGGCCGTGGAATCTCTAAACCTTAGTATCTCAACAGGAGTTGTACTTTATGAATACTCAAGACAAAGATATAATAGATAA
- a CDS encoding S1 RNA-binding domain-containing protein, whose product MTKMLEKNEAQMSEFEKLFLNSPSYSFKVADVVKGTIVKFDKAEILVDIGAKSEALLPFREVSKNDFEGENKLQVGDERDFLILKEENEEGIITLSLKRVSLAQNWTRLDEIRQSNETITAEISSLVKGGVVVDVMDLRGFVPSSQLRTGTPFEGLIGKTIDVKVIEADPKKNKLILSQRLALAEQREQIVEDVINQLEVEQEVEGQVVRIADFGAFIDINGVDGLLPISEISWQRIKHPSDVLQLGQSIKVIILKIDNELNRISLSLKRMGENPWTKIEGQFKEGQVVPGQVNKITSFGAFINIFPGVEALLPAAEMGEGQINPYNVLNVGDEIEVLIKRFTPQEHRIGLSFKDVEKAKAGKYIPESEARATFEEN is encoded by the coding sequence ATGACAAAAATGCTGGAAAAAAATGAGGCGCAAATGAGCGAATTTGAAAAATTATTTTTGAACTCACCAAGCTATTCATTTAAAGTAGCCGATGTTGTTAAAGGAACAATAGTTAAATTTGATAAAGCGGAAATTTTAGTCGATATCGGCGCTAAATCAGAAGCGCTTTTACCGTTTAGAGAAGTTTCAAAAAACGACTTTGAAGGTGAAAATAAACTTCAAGTGGGAGATGAAAGAGATTTTTTAATCCTAAAAGAGGAAAATGAAGAAGGGATTATAACCCTTTCATTAAAAAGAGTTTCATTGGCTCAAAACTGGACGCGTCTTGATGAAATCAGACAAAGCAACGAAACTATCACGGCTGAGATTTCTTCATTGGTTAAAGGCGGTGTTGTAGTAGATGTTATGGACTTAAGAGGGTTTGTTCCCTCAAGCCAGTTAAGAACAGGTACACCGTTTGAAGGTCTTATCGGTAAAACTATCGATGTTAAAGTAATTGAAGCTGATCCCAAGAAGAACAAACTTATATTAAGCCAAAGACTGGCGCTGGCTGAACAAAGAGAACAAATCGTCGAAGATGTTATCAACCAGCTTGAAGTTGAGCAGGAAGTTGAAGGACAAGTTGTCAGAATAGCAGACTTCGGTGCTTTTATTGACATCAATGGTGTTGACGGATTACTTCCCATCTCTGAAATTTCATGGCAGAGAATTAAACATCCTTCGGATGTCCTTCAATTGGGTCAATCTATTAAAGTTATCATCCTAAAAATTGATAATGAATTAAACAGAATAAGCCTTTCTTTAAAAAGAATGGGCGAAAATCCCTGGACAAAAATCGAAGGTCAATTTAAGGAAGGTCAGGTTGTTCCCGGGCAAGTTAATAAAATCACCTCTTTCGGTGCGTTTATCAATATTTTCCCCGGAGTGGAAGCATTGCTTCCCGCCGCTGAAATGGGCGAAGGACAAATTAACCCTTACAACGTCTTAAATGTCGGAGATGAAATTGAAGTGCTAATCAAACGTTTCACTCCGCAAGAACACAGAATCGGATTAAGCTTTAAAGATGTTGAAAAGGCTAAAGCGGGAAAGTATATTCCCGAATCTGAAGCCCGCGCAACTTTTGAAGAAAATTAG
- a CDS encoding EF-hand domain-containing protein — MYDKTKTSQVFLNAQSGVQNALQYLYKNNTEVTQQTVTSNIYNNTTGVNSQFFQMINGQFSNLDTDNDGNLSQEEANEMLTNLSSGLTRDQVLQMQTVGSIDSELAEKILSNFAKMDTNGDGKVSESEINAFCATEELENKKAEQKDLMIKNMSMYYGSSSSSSVSETQEV; from the coding sequence ATGTATGATAAAACAAAAACATCACAGGTTTTTTTAAATGCCCAAAGCGGGGTGCAAAATGCGCTTCAATATCTGTATAAAAACAATACGGAAGTTACGCAGCAGACGGTAACTTCAAATATATACAACAATACAACGGGAGTGAATTCTCAATTTTTCCAAATGATAAACGGACAATTTTCTAATTTAGATACTGATAACGATGGTAACTTATCGCAAGAAGAAGCAAATGAGATGCTTACAAACCTGTCAAGCGGATTAACGCGTGATCAGGTACTGCAAATGCAGACAGTAGGAAGTATAGATTCTGAGCTTGCCGAGAAAATCCTTTCTAACTTCGCAAAAATGGATACAAACGGCGACGGAAAAGTTTCAGAATCTGAAATAAATGCCTTTTGCGCTACCGAAGAACTGGAAAACAAAAAAGCTGAGCAAAAAGATTTAATGATTAAAAACATGTCGATGTATTATGGAAGTTCAAGTTCTTCATCGGTTAGTGAAACTCAAGAAGTATAA
- a CDS encoding twin-arginine translocase subunit TatC has protein sequence MNTQDKDIIDKIDEWLQPFYKYKIRVFSIVLIFFLMWFVGFFFAAFIIKFFESNIPFKINFLQLYPYEMLFNYLKFGFLFSVFVNFPFFVYQFGKMKVNINNLQDKSNLFLLSLILVVSALLSVFLSYKILIPLQLFLLYGLNLNIAEFSVNISSFISTICFNIYLVMLLLLLPVVKQLVKKEVFFNYATLVKYKKQALIALGIIAFFIISPAEIVAFAIVFFIFAVWYKIVIHLSKKRD, from the coding sequence ATGAATACTCAAGACAAAGATATAATAGATAAAATAGATGAATGGCTGCAGCCGTTTTACAAGTATAAAATAAGAGTTTTCAGTATTGTGCTTATATTTTTTTTGATGTGGTTTGTCGGTTTCTTTTTTGCCGCCTTCATCATTAAATTCTTTGAGAGCAATATTCCCTTTAAAATTAATTTCTTGCAGCTTTACCCGTATGAGATGCTTTTTAACTATTTGAAGTTCGGTTTTTTATTTTCGGTATTTGTAAACTTCCCGTTTTTTGTATATCAATTCGGTAAAATGAAAGTCAACATAAATAATCTTCAAGATAAATCAAATTTGTTTCTTTTATCACTTATTTTGGTGGTTTCAGCACTTCTTTCGGTTTTTCTGTCTTACAAAATTTTAATCCCTCTTCAGTTGTTTTTGCTTTACGGGCTTAACTTGAATATAGCGGAATTTTCCGTAAATATATCGTCTTTTATTTCAACAATTTGCTTTAATATATATTTGGTAATGCTGCTGTTGTTGCTGCCTGTAGTAAAACAATTGGTAAAAAAAGAAGTATTCTTTAACTATGCAACCTTAGTGAAATATAAAAAACAAGCATTAATAGCGCTTGGTATCATTGCATTTTTTATAATATCCCCTGCGGAAATTGTTGCTTTTGCTATTGTATTTTTTATTTTCGCAGTGTGGTATAAGATTGTAATTCATCTATCAAAGAAAAGGGATTAA
- the aroB gene encoding 3-dehydroquinate synthase, with the protein MKNIKLNIDILNTENTSYPIIIGDGIFSQTVQYLKEHLSASKILIVTNTVVFKLYGERFTAILSQADFSFDFCILDDGEKYKNAAALEKILNKAFENKLARSDAFVAFGGGVTGDITGFAASIYLRGIDFVQIPTTLLAQVDSSVGGKTGINSSFGKNLIGAFYQPKLVLADVKFLNTLPLSEFKTGLAEVVKYGFIEKKCGEAFGDFLSFLDKNKSAVFDLDSEIMPKIVSECCKLKADVVNKDEKENGLRAVLNFGHTIAHSIEKCTNYNIFNHGEAVAIGIRGAFAISKKLNKIDDEYYNFAMNLLDSYGLKYTIPKNIAANKLIDALSYDKKIQNGKVRFVLPVAYGDVEIFDDIERILIEEILNELK; encoded by the coding sequence ATGAAAAATATTAAACTTAATATTGATATATTAAATACAGAAAATACATCTTATCCTATTATAATAGGTGACGGAATTTTTTCTCAGACAGTTCAGTATCTGAAAGAACATCTGAGCGCCTCAAAAATCCTTATAGTTACAAATACCGTTGTTTTTAAGCTTTATGGCGAAAGGTTTACGGCTATACTTTCTCAGGCTGATTTTAGTTTTGATTTTTGTATTTTGGACGACGGTGAAAAGTATAAAAATGCTGCTGCGTTAGAAAAAATATTAAATAAGGCTTTTGAGAATAAGCTTGCCCGCTCGGATGCTTTTGTTGCTTTTGGCGGAGGGGTTACAGGTGATATTACTGGATTTGCCGCTTCTATTTATTTACGCGGGATTGACTTTGTACAAATTCCCACAACGCTTCTGGCGCAGGTGGATAGCTCTGTCGGCGGCAAGACCGGCATAAATAGTTCTTTCGGCAAAAACCTTATAGGTGCTTTTTATCAGCCTAAATTGGTACTTGCGGATGTAAAATTCTTAAACACTTTGCCTTTGAGCGAGTTTAAAACAGGGCTGGCAGAAGTTGTGAAATACGGCTTTATAGAAAAAAAGTGCGGTGAAGCTTTTGGTGATTTTTTGTCCTTCCTTGATAAAAATAAATCAGCCGTTTTTGACCTTGATAGTGAAATAATGCCCAAAATTGTTTCTGAATGCTGTAAATTGAAGGCGGATGTGGTCAATAAAGATGAAAAAGAAAACGGATTAAGAGCTGTGTTGAACTTTGGACATACCATCGCTCATTCTATTGAAAAATGTACAAATTATAATATTTTTAACCATGGAGAAGCTGTGGCTATAGGAATAAGAGGTGCTTTTGCTATTTCTAAAAAGTTAAACAAAATTGATGATGAATACTACAATTTTGCGATGAACTTGTTAGATTCTTACGGACTGAAATATACTATTCCAAAAAACATTGCTGCAAATAAGCTTATTGATGCGCTTTCTTATGATAAAAAAATTCAAAACGGTAAAGTTCGCTTTGTCCTGCCTGTTGCTTACGGTGATGTAGAGATTTTTGATGATATAGAACGGATATTAATAGAAGAAATCTTAAATGAGTTGAAGTAA
- a CDS encoding M24 family metallopeptidase: protein MNFNDNLKKLQNNLKTNAIDFCLVFSCDEFLRETSNLNINARYLLSGFSGTSGNMLITGDEAFLFVDGRYYIQADKQADLSKITVVKLSIGEYQDLKIIDIIKSKNIKSPKIAFDSAKISCEYFDKLKENLDEINPQFTELPSTRTEIQILDTKDIPVEICGLNSEAKIKKLKLDEGKALLCSCLDDIAYISNKRSFQNEFSSSFDAYGIIVNNKLHLTYSLKDFEENIADLKDEIKTILYNPKATSRAIFNMLEKIGAELVPIKQSPVAVMKSFKNPDELSYIKDCYQKTDKAIISAQKELCQSLVNNQTVTLGEFLNILITLCKKEGITALSFKPILAINEQSAVIHCTEFDNQQVIKNGDLVLLDFGVYFAGGYATDMTRTFIAGEGINFNPVIKKAYTTVLRAFLNTLNHDITDETTYFDLDAKARSIINSVNLEDFSFNHSTGHGVGINVHEHPPILAPSELSKQKVLPDQVFTIEPGLYAENTGGVRLENTVYTEAKDGKIKITSLNRLPFDERLIIFEDLTEQERLWLKEIQSEALNG, encoded by the coding sequence ATGAATTTCAACGACAATTTAAAAAAACTGCAAAACAACCTGAAAACAAACGCTATCGATTTTTGTCTGGTTTTTTCATGTGATGAATTTTTGAGAGAAACCTCCAACCTGAATATTAATGCAAGGTATTTACTATCAGGTTTTAGCGGTACATCAGGCAATATGCTCATAACCGGGGATGAAGCGTTTTTATTCGTAGACGGCAGGTATTATATTCAAGCCGATAAACAGGCGGATTTATCAAAAATCACCGTTGTCAAACTATCTATAGGCGAATATCAGGACTTAAAAATTATAGACATAATAAAGTCAAAAAATATTAAATCACCTAAAATTGCTTTTGACAGCGCTAAAATAAGCTGTGAATACTTTGATAAACTTAAAGAAAATCTTGACGAGATAAATCCTCAATTTACGGAACTACCTTCTACCCGTACGGAAATACAGATACTTGATACCAAAGACATACCCGTTGAAATATGCGGACTGAACAGCGAAGCAAAAATCAAAAAGCTTAAACTTGATGAGGGCAAAGCTTTGCTTTGCAGTTGTTTGGATGATATAGCTTATATTTCAAACAAACGTTCTTTTCAGAATGAGTTTTCATCGAGTTTTGATGCTTACGGAATTATAGTTAATAACAAACTGCATTTGACTTACAGCTTAAAAGACTTTGAAGAAAATATTGCTGATTTAAAAGATGAAATAAAAACAATACTTTATAACCCTAAAGCTACGTCAAGAGCTATTTTTAATATGCTGGAAAAAATCGGGGCAGAATTAGTTCCAATCAAACAATCACCTGTAGCCGTTATGAAATCTTTTAAAAATCCCGACGAATTAAGCTATATAAAAGACTGTTATCAAAAAACCGACAAAGCTATAATATCAGCGCAAAAAGAGCTTTGTCAGTCGCTCGTCAATAATCAAACCGTTACCCTCGGCGAATTTTTAAATATTTTAATAACATTATGCAAAAAAGAAGGAATTACCGCCTTGAGTTTTAAGCCGATTTTGGCAATTAATGAACAAAGCGCGGTTATTCACTGTACTGAATTTGATAATCAACAAGTAATTAAAAACGGAGATTTAGTGCTTTTGGACTTTGGGGTATATTTTGCAGGCGGATATGCCACTGATATGACAAGGACTTTTATTGCAGGTGAAGGAATAAACTTTAACCCTGTAATAAAAAAAGCTTATACAACTGTTTTGAGGGCTTTTTTGAATACCTTAAACCATGATATAACGGATGAAACCACATATTTTGACCTTGATGCAAAAGCCCGCAGTATAATTAACAGCGTAAACCTTGAGGATTTCAGCTTCAATCACTCAACAGGTCATGGGGTTGGTATAAATGTCCATGAGCATCCGCCCATTCTTGCACCGTCAGAGCTTTCCAAACAAAAAGTCCTGCCTGACCAAGTGTTTACCATAGAACCCGGGTTATATGCAGAAAATACAGGCGGAGTAAGGCTTGAAAACACAGTTTATACGGAAGCTAAAGACGGCAAAATAAAAATAACTTCTCTTAACCGTCTGCCTTTTGATGAAAGGCTTATAATATTTGAAGATTTGACAGAGCAAGAAAGATTGTGGCTTAAAGAAATACAAAGCGAGGCGCTAAATGGATGA
- a CDS encoding response regulator — protein sequence MSNILALNEFEKIDSNMGKNVLIVEDSDMNLQLLAEIIENLGCNPTACYSCVEALEHLNKEAFDLILLDIMMPNMNGYKLLEELKKIPLNSETPVFIISALSETKDVVRGLKSGSWGYVTKPFKVHELSARIESLFKIIDLQNELKRDKEILHNINEFSNDAIVMLDRNNVIISSSKKFNSWFPKKKILGCDFLRIMQTITLLPDDFLQEKNYFLKLELDNSERILDVYTSEIFNEQNGNDGHILIMRDVTDEKMLEVQKDNFIATLTHDLKTPIRAEILSLELLLKGRFGELTNEQSEILGEMLNSSRFMFSMLDTLLAKYKYETDSVSLNFSKFDINLLIRSCIKELKYLFQEKHLEVVLNLRKEPVNIKADYVEIKRAITNLLSNAIKFNVEKGRVLISSSVKDDKLILKISDTGKGIPKEKSAYIFDRYFSYAKKFRQFGTGLGLYVTKKIIDSHNGTITVNSKEGVGTEFTIDLPLESA from the coding sequence ATGAGTAATATTTTAGCACTGAATGAGTTTGAAAAAATTGATAGTAATATGGGTAAAAACGTTCTTATAGTTGAGGATAGCGATATGAATCTTCAATTGTTAGCCGAGATTATCGAAAATTTAGGTTGTAATCCTACGGCTTGCTACAGCTGTGTTGAAGCTTTGGAACATTTGAATAAAGAAGCATTTGATCTTATTCTTCTTGATATTATGATGCCGAATATGAACGGGTATAAATTGCTTGAAGAGCTGAAAAAGATACCCTTGAATTCCGAAACACCTGTGTTCATTATTAGCGCACTTTCTGAAACAAAAGATGTGGTAAGAGGTTTAAAATCAGGCTCCTGGGGTTATGTAACAAAGCCGTTCAAGGTGCATGAGCTGAGTGCAAGAATTGAATCGTTGTTTAAAATTATTGATTTACAAAACGAGCTGAAAAGGGATAAGGAAATCTTGCACAATATTAATGAATTCAGCAACGATGCTATTGTTATGCTGGATAGAAATAATGTCATTATATCAAGCAGCAAGAAGTTTAATTCCTGGTTCCCCAAGAAAAAAATACTGGGGTGTGATTTTTTACGAATAATGCAAACAATTACTCTGTTGCCCGATGATTTTCTGCAAGAAAAGAATTATTTTTTGAAATTAGAGCTTGATAATTCCGAGAGAATTTTAGATGTCTATACGTCGGAAATTTTTAATGAGCAAAATGGAAACGATGGACACATACTTATTATGAGAGATGTTACAGATGAAAAAATGCTAGAGGTTCAGAAGGATAACTTCATCGCTACCCTCACGCATGATTTGAAAACACCAATCAGGGCGGAGATTTTGTCTTTAGAACTTCTGCTTAAGGGCCGTTTTGGCGAATTAACAAACGAACAGAGTGAAATTCTCGGTGAAATGCTTAATTCCAGCCGGTTTATGTTTTCCATGCTGGATACATTGCTTGCTAAATATAAATACGAAACTGACAGCGTTTCACTTAATTTTTCAAAATTTGATATTAATTTGCTCATACGAAGCTGCATAAAAGAGCTGAAATATTTATTCCAGGAAAAACATTTGGAAGTTGTTTTAAATTTGAGGAAAGAGCCTGTAAATATTAAAGCCGATTATGTTGAGATAAAAAGGGCAATTACTAATTTATTATCGAATGCCATTAAATTTAATGTGGAAAAAGGCAGGGTATTAATATCTTCTTCCGTTAAGGATGATAAATTGATTTTAAAAATATCAGATACAGGGAAGGGCATTCCCAAGGAAAAATCAGCATACATTTTTGACAGATATTTCAGCTATGCAAAAAAATTCAGACAATTTGGCACCGGTTTAGGGCTTTACGTTACAAAGAAAATCATTGATTCACATAACGGAACAATAACCGTAAATTCTAAAGAAGGCGTAGGAACAGAGTTTACTATAGATTTGCCTTTAGAGTCGGCTTAA